From a region of the Mycobacteroides saopaulense genome:
- a CDS encoding oxygenase MpaB family protein, which translates to MNGNGALSTVGTHPNDYYWRAGMELRPAPPRLRFDTMWTQSRRHILEPWMDFHEIPTETPRTRLLADHLWQGDELMDAVVDRIRKMPARQGRAMLNQALDHGIESIENPPAEFLALFEQLDNPPEWYDPELWERGRQLWNDSSLAAKFGMGFGDTFGTFVGDEVAYATGATGRFVNDTLRRNLETTAWFRKMTYRGALERFSQPFKDTVRVRLMHAQVRAGLRRSWGDEQFAHHGNPISNSMMMGAAMTFGLIPPLIDHQHGRARTPADLQAAVMYWAYIAYVFGVAEELIPKSVAEGMETMDYMVAYAGGPSEWTDTMMSAAFGFVDKGIAGRIGRFVFTPVLGVAAYYGGEDLVRALVRATPLRDVRLQPWTALTGMAVHLNVQFRRLTDKLPGAQRRAQQRNGELLWWSAMVINQALAKLGGMTDTSYTHHDATAATPAGCPVPHAPHISA; encoded by the coding sequence ATGAATGGCAATGGAGCCTTGTCGACAGTCGGCACGCACCCCAATGACTACTACTGGCGGGCCGGCATGGAACTGCGACCCGCGCCTCCCCGCCTGCGATTCGACACGATGTGGACCCAGTCGCGCAGGCACATCCTGGAACCGTGGATGGACTTCCACGAGATCCCTACCGAGACCCCACGCACCCGGCTGCTCGCCGATCACCTCTGGCAGGGCGATGAACTGATGGATGCCGTCGTGGACCGCATCCGCAAGATGCCTGCCCGCCAGGGCCGGGCGATGCTCAACCAGGCCCTGGACCACGGCATCGAGTCCATCGAGAACCCGCCTGCCGAGTTTCTCGCGCTGTTCGAGCAGCTCGACAATCCACCCGAGTGGTACGACCCCGAACTCTGGGAGCGCGGGCGGCAACTATGGAACGACTCCTCACTGGCGGCCAAGTTCGGCATGGGCTTCGGTGACACCTTCGGCACCTTTGTCGGCGACGAGGTCGCCTACGCCACCGGGGCCACCGGCAGGTTCGTCAACGACACCCTGCGCCGTAATCTCGAAACCACGGCGTGGTTCCGAAAGATGACCTATCGCGGTGCCCTGGAACGTTTTTCACAACCCTTCAAAGACACCGTGCGGGTACGTCTCATGCACGCGCAAGTACGTGCCGGGCTTCGACGGTCCTGGGGTGACGAACAATTCGCACATCACGGAAATCCGATCTCCAATTCCATGATGATGGGCGCGGCGATGACCTTCGGCCTAATCCCACCGCTCATCGATCACCAGCATGGGCGCGCCCGCACCCCGGCAGATCTGCAAGCCGCCGTCATGTACTGGGCATACATCGCCTATGTCTTCGGTGTTGCCGAGGAACTCATTCCGAAATCGGTGGCCGAGGGAATGGAGACGATGGACTACATGGTCGCCTACGCCGGCGGCCCGTCGGAATGGACCGACACCATGATGAGTGCGGCATTCGGCTTCGTGGACAAGGGAATTGCCGGGCGGATCGGGCGATTCGTCTTCACTCCGGTGCTTGGCGTCGCCGCCTACTACGGCGGCGAAGACCTGGTCCGTGCACTGGTACGCGCCACTCCCCTGCGCGACGTGCGGCTGCAACCGTGGACCGCACTCACCGGAATGGCCGTCCACCTCAACGTCCAGTTTCGCCGGTTGACCGACAAGCTGCCCGGCGCGCAACGCCGTGCACAACAACGCAATGGCGAACTGCTGTGGTGGTCGGCGATGGTGATCAACCAGGCCTTGGCCAAGTTGGGCGGAATGACCGACACGTCCTACACCCACCACGATGCGACGGCGGCGACACCGGCCGGATGTCCGGTGCCGCACGCCCCGCACATCAGTGCCTAG